TCTGGCATGGAGCCAGAGTTAGGTGGTATTTTGCGGGATGCACCGGAACGATCCGGTCTGGAGCCGGAGTTGGGTGGCACCCTGCGGCAAAAAGGCGTCTATGTTGATGAAATAACCTGTATTGGCTGCAAGCACTGTGCCCATGTTGCTCGCAATACTTTTTATATTGAGCCAGATTATGGGCGATCGCGTGTAGTTCGGCAGGATGGAGACTCGGAAGAAGTCATCCAAGAAGCCATTGATACCTGTCCGGTCGATTGTATCCACTGGGCCGATTACACGGAGGTAAAAAAGCTCGAACAAGAGCGGCAATATCAGGTGATTCCATTAATCGGATTCCCGGCTGACCATGCGATTACTGCGGTGAAGCAGCGGCAAAAGAAATTTAAGAAAAAGCAAC
This DNA window, taken from Coleofasciculus sp. FACHB-1120, encodes the following:
- a CDS encoding ferredoxin, producing the protein MSDSPTPEQPSPERSGMEPELGGILRDAPERSGLEPELGGTLRQKGVYVDEITCIGCKHCAHVARNTFYIEPDYGRSRVVRQDGDSEEVIQEAIDTCPVDCIHWADYTEVKKLEQERQYQVIPLIGFPADHAITAVKQRQKKFKKKQPKPVD